In one Mustela lutreola isolate mMusLut2 chromosome 8, mMusLut2.pri, whole genome shotgun sequence genomic region, the following are encoded:
- the LOC131839681 gene encoding serine/arginine repetitive matrix protein 3-like produces MRHLGGTAPPPRAAAAATAPRPRCGPARNEKTIYPSLSLCCFLAYITINARPVSVCRGRGRAAARGGRAGAQAAGGRQHRHQGPTRPRRLSAPPRYWRRRSRAISLRRHHAHSQPRQPRQLHGGSGERGEGGQEDASGSAPRRATASSAFSSSCSSASSPPPPVAAAAWSFAAASCRRRRRRWCRRCRSTNYIRATRTPRPSENLGSFRRAPPLPPSAFLPAPRGSGTPPSANLGSARPSSSSEAWLASSRPVSSFRSSNSPKPFGERALIASEVLHVNKGTGGATRSCDELDFIDRGGHKEKGKRGNKPEERRSHQTPVSKKEPTDLVSHKLTLLLGLMKRREGEREHTKAGELQVEGAGSLPNKEHDVGSQSQDSGVMIGAKDRCLTRN; encoded by the exons ATGAGACACctcg GAGGAACAGCCCCCcctccccgcgccgccgccgccgccaccgccccccgcccgcgcTGCGGCCCGGCCCGAAACGAAAAGACAATTTACCCATCACTGAGTCTCTGCTGTTTCCTCGCATACATTACCATCAATGCCCGGCCTGTGAGTGTGtgtcgggggagggggagagcggCCGCGagaggcgggcgggcgggcgcgcaggcggcgggcgggcggcagCACCGGCACCAGGGCCCGACGCGCCCTCGGCGACTCTCAGCACCTCCCCGTTACTGGCGCCGGCGTTCCCGGGCCATCTCCCTCCGCCGACACCACGCTCACTCTCAGCCCAGGCAGCCGCGCCAACTACACGGCGGCAGCGGCgaacggggggagggggggcaagaAGACGCGTCCGGCTCTGCCCCGCGGAGAGCTACTGCCTCCTCcgccttctcttcctcctgctcctccgcctcctcccctcctccccccgtcGCCGCCGCTGCCTGGTCCTTCGCCGCCGcctcctgccgccgccgccgccgccgctggtGCCGCCGCTGCCGCTCCACCAACTACATCCGGGCAACTCGGACGCCGCGGCCTTCGGAAAACCTCGGCAGTTTCCGCCGcgcccctcctctcccaccctctgccttcctccccgcCCCGCGCGGCTCCGGAACGCCGCCTTCGGCAAACCTCGGCTCGGCCcggccttcctcttcctctgaggCCTGGCTCGCCTCCTCGCGACCCGTCAGCTCTTTCCG ttCCTCCAACTCGCCGAAGCCTTTTGGTGAAAGAGCGCTCATTGCGTCGGAGGTTCTGCATGTGAATAAAGGCACCGGGGGTGCGACGCGGAGCTGCGACGAGTTGGATTTTATAGACCGCGGCGGGCACA aagaaaaaggtaaaagaggAAACAAGCCAGAAGAGAGAAGATCCCACCAAACACCAGTATCAAAAAAGGAACCGACTGATTTGGTATCCCACAAGTTAACGTTACTGCTGGGCCTAATGAAGAGAAG agaaggagagagagagcatacaaaaGCAGGGGAGCTGCAAGTGgaaggagcaggttccctgccaaatAAGGAACATGATGTGgggagtcaatcccaggactctggggtcatgattggagctaaagacagatgcttaaccag aaattga